From the Streptomyces sp. NBC_01216 genome, the window TGGAGAAGGCTGCCTCGTCCAGGATCTGGGCGGTGTCCCGCTCGGTGACCTCGACCTGGCCGGGGTCGCCCTCGTACTCCTCGTCGGTGGTGCCGAGCAGGAGCATGTCCTCCCAGGGGAGGGCGAAGGTGATGCGGTACTTGTCGATCGGCGTGGCCAGCGCGGCCTTCCACGGGGAGGTCCGCTTGAGGACCAGGTGCGCGCCTTTCGACAGGCGGATCGAGGGAGCCGCGTTCGGGTCCTCCATCCGGCGCAGGTGGTCGACCCACGGGCCGGTGGCGTTGAGCACGAGACGGGCGCTGACGCCGAACTCGTCGCCTGTGGTGCGGTCCTTGAGCTCCGCACCGGTGACCCGGCCTCGGGTGAAGCGCAACCCGGTGACCTCCGCGTGGTTGAGGACGGTGGCTCCGGCGGCGACCGCCGCGCGGACCGTCATCAGCGCCATGCGGGCGTCGTTCATCTGGTCGTCGCCGTACACGGCCACGGCCTTGAGGTCGTCGGTGCGCAGTTCGGGCACGTCCTGCGCGGCCTTGGCCGGTGAGAGGAGGTGTCCGACGCCGTCGCCGAAGGCCGACAGGGCGCTGTAGGCGAAGACGCCGGCGCCGAGCTTGGCCGCGCCGTGCGGGCCGCCCTTGTAGACGGGCAGGTAGAAGGTGAGGGGGTTGGCGAGGTGCGGTGCCACCTGGCGGGACACCGCACGCCGCTCGAAGTGGTTCTCCGCGACCAGCTTCACCGCGCCGGTCTGCAGGTAGCGCAGACCGCCGTGGAGCAGCTTGGAGGAGGCGGAGGAGGTGGCGCCGGCGAAGTCGCCGGCGTCCACAAGGGCCACCCGCAGGCCCGACTGCGCGGCGTGCCAGGCGGTGGAGATGCCCAGGATGCCACCGCCGATCACCAGGAGGTCGTACGTCGCCTTGGAAAGCTGTTCCCGGGTCTCGGCGCGGCTCGGCAGGGAACCGGCAGCCGGGCGCGTCCCGAGGGTGGGGACGCTCTGCAGGGTGGTCATGTCGAATTACTCCTCGTCAGATCCGTCTTCGAGCCAGCCCATGGAGCGTTCAACGGCCTTCAGCCAGCTCTTGTACTCGCTGTCACGCTTGTCGGCGTCCATGCGAGGGGTCCATTCAGCGGCGCGGCGCCAGTTGGCGCGCAGCGCGTCGGTGTCCGGCCAGAAGCCGACGGCCAGGCCGGCGGCGTAGGCGGCGCCGAGGCAGGTCGTCTCGGCGACCATCGGACGCACGACCGGCGCGTCCAGGAAGTCCGAGAGGGTCTGCATCAGCAGGTTGTTGGAGGTCATGCCGCCGTCCACCTTGAGCGCGGTCAGTTCGACGCCGGAGTCCTTGGTCATGGCGTCGGTGATCTCGCGGGTCTGCCAGGCGGTGGCCTCGAGGACGGCGCGGGCGATGTGCGCCTTGGTGACGTACCGGGTGAGGCCGGCGATCACACCGCGGGCGTCGGAGCGCCAGTACGGGGCGAACAGGCCGGAGAAGGCCGGGACGAAGTAGGCACCGCCGTTGTCCTCGACGGAGGACGCCAGGGTCTCGATCTCGGCGGCGGACTTGATCAGGCCCATCTGGTCGCGCATCCACTGCACCAGCGAACCGGTGACGGCGATCGAGCCCTCCAGGGCGTAGACCGGCTTCTCCTCGCCGATCTGGTAGCCGACCGTGGTCAGCAGGCCGCTGTAGGAGTTGATGATCTTGTCACCGGTGTTCATCAGCATGAAGGTGCCGGTGCCGTAGGTGGACTTGGCCTCGCCCTCGGCGAAGCAGGTCTGGCCGAAGAGGGCCGCCTGCTGGTCGCCGAGCGCGGAGGCGACCGGGATGCCGTCCAGGACGCCGCCCTTGACGTGGCCGTAGACCTCGGCGGAGGAGCGGATCTCCGGCAGCACGGCGGCCGGGACGTCCATGGACTGGAGGATCTTGTCGTCCCACTCCATGGTGTGGAGGTTCATGAGCATGGTGCGCGACGCGTTGGTCACGTCGGTGACGTGGTGGCCGCCGTCGACGCCGCCGGTCAGGTTCCAGATGACCCAGGAGTCCATCGTGCCGAAGAGGATGTCGCCGCGCTCGGCGCGCTCCCGCAGGCCCTCGACGTTGTCGAGCAGCCAGCGGACCTTCGGCCCGGAGAAGTAGCTGGCCAGCGGCAGGCCCGTCTCGCGCCGGAAGCGGTCCTGGCCGACGTTGCGGCCGAGCTCCCTGCACAGCCCGTCGGTGCGGGTGTCCTGCCAGACGAGCGCGTTGTGGACCGGCTCACCGGTGTTCTTGTCCCACATCAGCGTGGTCTCGCGCTGGTTGGTGATGCCGATGGCCTTCACGTCGGCGGCGGAGATGCCGCCCTTCTCGATGGCTCCGGCCACCACTTCCTGCACGTTGGTCCAGATCTCGGCGGCGTCGTGCTCCACCCAGCCCGGCTTGGGGAAGATCTGTTCGTGCTCCTTCTGGTCGACGGAGACGATCCGGCCGTCCTTGTCGAAGACGATGCAGCGGGACGAGGTCGTGCCCTGGTCGATGGCGGCGATGAAGGGGCCGCTGGTGTGTGCGTCGGTCACTGGTGCTCCCTGGAGGTCTCGGTGTTCATTCCCACGACTACTGCTGTACGGCTCAGGCGAACGCGATGTTGTAGATACCCGCCGCGAGGGCACCACCGATCAGCGGACCGGCGATCGGGATCCAGGCGTAGCTCCAGTCGGAGCCGCCCTTGTTCGGCAGCGGGAGCAGGGCGTGCACGATGCGCGGACCGAGGTCACGGGCCGGGTTGATGGCGTAGCCGGTCGGGCCGCCCAGCGAGAGGCCGATGGAGACGACGACGAAGGCGGTGATCAGGGCGCCGAGGACGCCGAGGCCCTTGCCGCTGTCGTTGAGGCCCTGGGTGAGCACCGCCAGTACCAGCACGACGGTGCCGATGATCTCGGTGGCCAGGTTCTGCCACACGTTGCGGACCTCGGGGCCGGTGGAGAAGATGCCGAGCACGGGGCCGGCGTTCGGAGCGGTCTTCTGGTCGACCATGCCCTCCTCGTGCGGGGGCGCGGCGATGATCTCCGGGTCCGTGAGGTGGGCCTGGAACTGGCCGTAGTAGGCGACCCAGACCAGCGCGGCGCCGATCATCGCGCCGAGCAGCTGGCCGGCGAAGTAGACCGGAACGTTGCTCCAGTCGCTGTCCTTGATCGCGATACCGACCGTGACCGCCGGGTTGAGGTGGGCGCCGGAGAGGGAGGCCGTCATGTAGACCGCGGTCATGACCGCGAAGCCCCACCCGAAGGTGATGGCCAGCCAACCGGCGTTCTGCGCCTTCGAGCGCTTGAGTACGACGGCGGCGACGACGCCGGCGCCGAGCAGGATGAGTACGGCGGTACCTATGGTCTCGCCGATGAAGATGTCGGAGCTGGACACCCGCGACTCCTTTGTCCATCGTCCAGGGGAAGGCGAACCACGGGATTCTCCGATGGTCCGCGCCCTCGAGTGAGGGCGTTGGCCGGCCCATGGCACTGTCACACCCTAGCGCGTATTGCCGTTAGGTGTTCGACAATGTCGACCGGTGAACGGAAGTTTTGCCCTCCGGTTAACAGCACGTCAAGAGGTCCTGCCCGAGAACCGTCTGCATAACGCGATCGTTACCGAGGGGCTCCGACGCTGCATCCCGAACGACCGGGCGGAAGGGGGACCGACCACCGGCGGGGCGGCCGGTCCGGGCGCGGACGAGGCCCGGGAGTGACGTGTCCTGGTGCGTGAGCGGCACCCCGGGGCCCGTGTGGCGCCGGGGTGCCGGTTCGAGGCAAAGGGGGGGGTCGGCCCCACAGGGCGTGAGCGCGGCGCCTGTGGCGCTGGGGGCGGGCCCGGGTCCGCCTCGTGACCCCGCGGGCCCCGGCGGAAAGGGTGAGCCCGGTGGGAAGGGCGGGTGTCGGCGGGGCCGGGGTTCCGTGGTGAAGGCTCCGCGCGGCGCGATGGCCAAACCCGCCACGAGGGCGGGCGCCGCCGGGGACGCGGGGCGGTCCTCGGTGAAGGCCGTGCCGGGGCGAACCTCGCCGGGCGCCGCCCTGGGGCTACTCTCGCGACACGCCCTAGAAGCGGCCTGCGCCCAGGTCGCGGGAGACGGCGCGGGCGCAGTCACGCACCGCGGCGACCAGCTCGGAGCGCAGTTCGCCGCCCGCACAGACCCGCTCCACGGCGCCTGTGATGGCCACCGCGCCTACCGGCATCCGGCGTCGGTCGTGGATGGGGGCGGCCACTGAGGCCACGCCCTCCCAGGTCTCCTCCACGTCGGCTGCCCACCCGCGCGCCCGGGTGTGGTCGAGCAGCGTCTCGAAGGACTCCGTGTCGGTGACGGTGCGGGGCGTGAAGGGCTCGCGCGCGATCTCCAGGACCTCGCTGTGCGCCACCGGGTCGTAGGCCGACAGCACCTTGCCCAGTGCCGTGGAGTGCAGCGGCTGCATCGCGCCGACCTCCAGGACCTGCCGACTGTCGTCGGGCCGGAAGACGTGGTGCACGATCAGGACGCCCTGCTGGTGCAGGACGCCCAGATGGACGCTCTCGCCGCTGGAGCGGGCCAGGTCGTCGGTCCAGACCAGCGCCCGCGCCCGCAGCTCGTGCACGTCCAGGTAGCTGTTGCCCAGGCGCAGCAGTTCCGCGCCCAGCTGGTAGCGCGAGGCCGCGTCCTGCTCGACGAAGCCCTCGGCCTGGAGGGTGCGCAGGATGCCGTGTGCCGTGCCCTTGGCGAGCCCCAGGGACGAGGCGATGTCGGACAGCCCGAGCCGGCGTTCGCCGCCCGCGAGCAGTCGCAGCATCGCCGCCGCCCGTTCAAGCGACTGGATGTTCTTCGCCATCGCCCGGCCTTTCTCCCTGTCCCCGATCCCGAAGGCTCCGTGGATCTTACGGAGTGGAGTCCCCTGGATCATGCTGTTCGGTAATGCTGAACACTATCGGTCGATGCCGACCAGTAGTTACTCTGACAGTGTCGTTCACGAACACAGGTGACCGGGAGTCCCGCGACACAGGATGCCGTCCGTCCCGTGGAACACCCTGCCCACCCTGCCACCGGCATGGTTACTCTGGCTCCGTACGCCCTCCACCGAGGGTGTGAAGCCGACAGCCGTCGCATCCCAGGGAGCTCATCCATGGCCTCGTCGCCGACCCCGCCCGCCGGCAGCCCCGACCGCGCCGCAGCCCTCCGTGAGGCACTCGCGACCCGTGTGGTCGTGGCGGACGGAGCGATGGGCACCATGCTCCAGGCGCAGGACCCCTCGATGGAGGACTTCGAGAACCTCGAGGGCTGCAACGAGATCCTGAACGTCACCCGGCCCGACATCGTCCGCTCGGTGCACCAGGAGTACTTCGCCGCGGGCGTCGACTGTGTCGAGACCAACACCTTCGGCGCCAACCTCGCCGCGCTCGGCGAGTACGACATCCCCGAGCGCGTGCACGAGCTCTCCGAGTCCGGCGCCCGGATCGCCCGCGAGGTCGCCGACGAGTTCACCGCCTCCACCGGGCAGCAGCGCTGGGTGCTGGGCTCCATCGGTCCGGGCACCAAGTTGCCGACCCTGGGCCACGCGCCGTACACCGCGCTGCGCGACGCCTACCAGCAGAACGCCGAGGGCCTGCTCGCGGGCGGCGCCGACGCGCTGCTGGTGGAGACCACCCAGGACCTGCTCCAGACCAAGGCGTCCGTCGTCGGCGCCCGCCGCGCCCTCGACGCGCTCGGCGCCGACGTCCCGCTGATCTGTTCCGTCACGGTCGAGACGACGGGCACGATGCTGCTCGGTTCGGAGATCGGCGCGGCGCTCACCGCGCTGGAGCCGCTCGGCATCGACATGATCGGCCTGAACTGCGCGACCGGTCCGGCCGAGATGAGCGAGCACCTGCGGTATCTGGCACGCCACTCGCGCATCCCGCTGTCCTGCATGCCCAACGCCGGCCTGCCGGTGCTGGGGAAGGACGGCGCGCACTATCCGCTGTCTCCGACGGAGCTGGCCGACGCGCAGGAGAACTTCGTCCGTGAGTACGGGCTGTCGCTGATCGGCGGCTGTTGCGGTACGACCCCCGAGCACCTGCGCCAGGTCGTGGAGCGGGTCCGGGGCCTCGCCCCGACCGCTCGCGAGCCGCGCCCCGAGCCGGGTGCCGCCTCGCTCTACCAGACGGTGCCGTTCCGGCAGGACACCGCCTACATGGCGATCGGGGAGCGGACGAACGCCAACGGGTCCAAGAAGTTCCGCGAGGCGATGCTCGAGGCCCGCTGGGACGACTGTGTGGAGATGGCGCGGGACCAGATCCGCGAGGGAGCGCACATGCTGGATCTGTGCGTGGACTACGTGGGCCGTGACGGCGTCGCGGACATGGCGGAACTGGCGGGTCGCTTCGCGACGGCGTCGACGCTGCCGATCGTGCTGGACTCCACCGAGGTCGACGTCCTCCAGGCCGGTCTGGAGAAGCTCGGCGGCCGTGCGGTGATCAACTCGGTCAACTACGAGGACGGTGACGGCCCCGACTCGCGCTTCGCGAAGGTGACCCGGCTGGCTCGGGAACACGGTGCCGCGCTGATCGCCCTCACCATCGACGAGGAGGGCCAGGCCCGGACCGTCGAGACCAAGGTCGCCATCGCCGAGCGGTTGATCGAGGACCTGACCGGCAACTGGGGCATCCACGAGTCGGACATCCTGATCGACACCCTGACCTTCACGATCTGCACCGGTCAGGAGGAGTCGCGCGGCGACGGTGTCGCCACCATCGAGGCGATCCGTGAGCTCAAGCGCCGCCATCCGGAGGTGCAGACCACGCTCGGCCTGTCGAACATCTCCTTCGGTCTCAACCCGGCCGCCCGGATCCTGCTGAACTCCGTCTTCCTCGACGAGTGCGTCAAGGCGGGTCTGGACTCGGCGATCGTGCACGCCTCCAAGATCCTCCCGATCGCCCGGTTCGACGAGGAGCAGGTCACCACCGCCCTCGACCTGATCCACGACCGGCGTTCCGAGGGCTACGACCCGCTCCAGAAGCTGATGGCCCTCTTCGAGGGCGTCGACACCAAGTCGATGAAGGCAGGCAAGACCGAGGAACTCCTCGCCCTGCCGCTGGACGAGCGGCTGAAGCGGCGCATCATCGACGGAGAGAAGAACGGTCTGGAGACCGATCTCGATGAGGCACTGGAGACCCGCCCCGCGCTGGACATCGTCAACGAGACGCTGCTGGAGGGCATGAAGGTCGTCGGTGAGCTGTTCGGCTCCGGCCAGATGCAGCTCCCGTTCGTGCTCCAGTCCGCCGAGGTGATGAAGAACGCGGTCGCCTACCTCGAACCCCACATGGAGAAGTCGGACGCCGAGGGCAAGGGCACCATCGTGCTGGCCACGGTGCGCGGTGACGTTCACGACATCGGCAAGAACCTGGTCGACATCATCCTCTCCAACAACGGCTACAACGTGGTGAACCTCGGCATCAAGCAGCCCGTCGCCGCGATCCTGGAAGCCGCCGAGGAGCACAGGGCCGACGTCATCGGCATGTCGGGCCTCCTGGTCAAGTCCACCGTGATCATGAAGGAGAACCTCGAGGAGCTCAACCAGCGCGGACTCGCCACCGACTTCCCCGTCATCCTCGGCGGCGCCGCCCTCACTCGCGCCTACGTCGAACAGGACCTCCACGAGATCTACCACGGCGAGGTCCGTTACGCCCGCGACGCCTTCGAGGGCCTGCGCCTCATGGACGCCCTGATCGCCGTCAAGCGCGGCGTCCCCGGCGCTGCCCTGCCCGAACTCAAGCAACGCCGGGTCGCCCAGCGCGCCAGCGCGCTCGAGGTCAACGAGCCGGAGGAAGCCGGCCGTTCCGACGTCGCCACGGACAACCCCGTGCCGGCCCCGCCGTTCTGGGGCACCCGGGTCGTGAAGGGCATCCAGCTGAAGGAGTACGCGAGCTGGCTCGACGAGGGCGCCCTCTTCAAGGGCCAGTGGGGCCTGAAGCAGACGCGTGCCGGGGACGGCCCGAGCTACGAGGAGCTCGTCGAGACCGACGGCCGCCCGCGGCTGCGCGGCTGGCTGGAGCGGCTGCACACCGAGAACCTGCTGGAGGCGGCCGTCGTGCACGGCTACTTCCCGTGTGTCTCCAAGGGCGACGACCTGATCATCCTCGACGAGCAGGGCAACGAGCGGACCCGCTTCACCTTCCCGCGCCAGCGCCGGGGACGCCGCCTGTGCCTGGCCGACTTCTTCCGCCCCGAGGAGTCCGGCGAGACCGACGTGGTCGGCCTCCAGGTCGTCACCGTCGGCTCCCGGATCGGCGAGGCCACCGCCAGGCTCTTCGAGTCCGACTCCTACCGCGACTACCTCGAACTGCACGGCCTGTCGGTGCAGCTGGCCGAGGCCCTCGCCGAGTACTGGCACGCCCGGGTCCGGGCGGAGCTCGGCTTCGCGGGCGAGGACCCGGCCGATGTCGAGGACATGTTCGCGCTGAAGTACCGTGGCGCCCGCTTCTCGCTGGGCTACGGTGCCTGCCCCGACCTGGAGGACCGCGCGAAGATCGCCGAGCTGCTCCGTCCCGAGCGGATCGGAGTCCAGCTGTCCGAGGAGTTCCAGCTCCACCCGGAGCAGTCCACGGACGCGATCGTCATTCACCACCCCGAGGCGAAGTACTTCAACGCCCGCTGACACCGTCCGCCGTGCCCGCACGGCGGCACGACCGCGCACGTCAGGAGATAGATGCCTGCATCCGCGGTGGTCGAGACGTACACTGGTCGGTCCAGTGCAGGCCGGTCTCCCTCCCCGTACCGGGAGGGGGCCGGCCTTCTCGTCCCTCCATGGAGGTGTGCCGGATGACCAGTACGGTCCCCGCGTCCTTGTTCCGTACCGACGGCAGCTCCGCCCTGCAGGCGGTGTTCCTCGACATGGACGGCACCCTCGTCGACACCGAGGGATTCTGGTGGGACGCGGAGGTCGAGGCGTTCCGGGACCTCGGGCACCGGCTGGACGAGTCCTGGCGGGACGTAGTCGTCGGCGGCCCCATGACGCGCAGTGCCGGCTACCTCATCGACGCCACGGGCGCCGACATCACCCTCGCCGAACTGACGGTCCTGCTCAACGAGAAGTTCGAGCAGCGCATCGACCGGGGAGTACCACTGATGCCGGGCGCCGAGCGGCTCCTGGCCGAGCTGTCACGGCACGCCATCCCGACCGCCCTGGTCTCCGCCTCGCACCGGCGGATCATCGACCGGGTCCTCGCGTCCCTGGGCCATGACCGTTTCACCCTCACCGTCGCCGGCGACGAGGTCCTGCGTACCAAGCCCCACCCCGAGCCGTATCTGACGGCCGCCCGTGGCGTGGGCGCCGACCCGGGTCTCTGCGCCGTCATCGAGGACACGGCGACCGGCGTGGCGGCTGCCGAGGCGGCCGGTTGCCGGGTGGTCGCGGTTCCCTCCGTGGCACCTATCCCGCCGGCCGGGGGCCGTACCGTCGTCCGTTCCCTGGAAGAGGTCGACGTGCCGTTTCTCCGGACCTTGATCACTGGTCCCCGATGATTTGAGCTTTGTCTGAGCTTCGTTTTCCCGGCGCGGGCGCACGCGAACGCTGAGCACTTGATCGTGCATTTTCCGTGACCGGGGCGTGAAGGCCCGCAGTGGTCCGCGCGAGGTATTCCGGCCACCCGTCGAAAAAGCACCGGCGTGACCTTGGTCACGCAGCGTGTGCTTCGGCGGGTGGCCTTCACGTGTCCGGCATCCGGAATGTGCGGATTCACCCCTGCCCTTGTGTCCCGGTTCAGCGCTTGATGTACGAATCACGTGCCGCATGACTATCGAGACCCTCGCATTCATGATCACCGTGCGATTACCCCTGAAGTCGCTCGGCGTCCGGTAATGCCGACGCCGCCCACTAATCTTTCGCGAGTACTTCGCCGCATATCCGCGTGCCCCCGGCGCATACCCGAGCCGCCGCGAACACAGGACCGATCGCACACCATCCCGGCCCGATCGCCCGCCCCGACCGGGCGGTAGCGGCGAGTGTTCGCCCACCCGCTGAAAACAGTGCCGGATGAGGAGACTGTCCAGGATGAACCGCAAGACCTTGGTGCTGCCGGCCGTGGCCGGACTGCTCGCGCCGCTGCTCGTCGCGTGCGGCGGTTCGGACGAGAACAGAGCCATCGTCGTCGGCACCACCGACCGGTTCCTCGCCGACAGCGAGACCCCGGCGCCCCTCGACCCGGCCTTCGCCTACGACACCGGCGCCTGGAACATCCTGCGCCAGACCGTGCAGACGCTGATGCACGCGCCTCGCGGCGGCGGCGAGCCCGTGCCCGAGGCCGCCGAGAGCTGCGGATTCAGCGACAAGGCCAGCGAGAGCTACCGCTGCAAACTGCGCGAGGGCCTCACCTTCTCGGACGGCACACCGCTCACCGCCGATGACGTGAAGTTCTCCGTCGAGCGCGTCCTGAACATCAAGTCCGACAACGGCACCGCGGCCCTCCTCGCCGGCATCGACACCATCGAGACGAAGAACGACCGCGAGATCGTCTTCCACCTCAAGACGCCTGACGCGACCTTCCCGTACAAGCTCTCCACCCCGGTCGCCGGCATCCTGAGCAAGGGCAAGTACAGCGCCACCGAGCTACGCGAGGGCTTCGAGGTCGACGGCTCCGGCCCGTACACGATGAAGGTCGAGCGCGAAGGCGACCGCGTCGCCAAGGCTGTCTTCACCCGGAACCCGAAGTACCAGGGTGACATCACCCTGCGCAACGACAAGGTCGAGCTCCGCTCCTACGCCGACGCGGACACCATGGGCCGGGCGCTCCGGAACCGCGAGATCGACGTCATGACCCGCTCGATGTCGCTGGACCAGATCAAGGACCTCACCGAGAAGCCCCAGGCGGGCATCGAACTCACCGAGGTCCCGGGCCTGGAGATCCGCTACCTCGCCTTCAACACCGAGGCGCCCTCCGTCAAGGACAAGGCCGTCCGGCAGGCCATGGCCTCCGTCGTCGACCGCGGCGCGCTCGTGAACGCGGTGTACGGCACCACCGCGCAGCCGCTCTACTCACTGATCCCCTCCAGCATCACCGGGCACTCCACCGACTTCTTCGACATCTACGGAGAGCCCAGCGCCGCCAAGGCCCGCGGCATCCTGAAGGACGCCGGCATCAAGACCCCGGTGAAGCTGACGCTGCACTACACCACCGATCACTACGGTTCCGGCACACAGAAGGAATTCGAGACGCTGCGCGAGCAGCTCAACTCCACGGGCCTCTTCGACGCGGCCATCGAGGGCGCCGAGTGGTCCACCTTCCGCCCGGCGCAGAAGCGCGGTGACTACGCGGTCTACGGCCTCGGCTGGTTCCCCGACTTCCCGGACCCGGACAACTACGTGGCGCCGTTCCTCGACGCGGACAACTTCCTCAACACGCCTTACGTCAACAAGGCGGTCCGGGAGCAGCTGATCCCGGAGTCGCGCCGCTCGGCCGACCGCACCGCCGTCAGCCCGGTCTTCGGCGAGATCCAGGAGACCGTGGCCAAGGACGTGCCGCTCCTTCCGCTGTGGCAGGGCAAGCAGTACGTCGCCGCCCGCGACGACGTGACCGGCGTCGAATGGGCGCTGAACACCTCCTCCGACCTGCTCCTGTGGGAGCTCGGCCGGGGCAGCGTCTGACCGCTCCACCAGCTCGGTGACCCCGGCCGCGCGGCGCGGCCGGCCTGGCAAGAGATCAAGAGGCAAGTTCTGTGAAGCACAACAAGTGGCTGACGGCCCCGCTCGCGGCAGGTCTGTCCGCCGCCCTGCTCAGCGGCTGCGGCACCGAGCAGGGCGGGGGCTCCGCCGGCTCGGGAGGCAGCGTGCGCGTCGGGATGTCGGACGAGATCCTGGCGACCGACCCCGCCGCCGGCTACGACCCCGGCTCCTGGCTGTTGTTCAACAACGTCTTCCAGTCCCTGCTGAGCTTCCCCAAGGGCTCCACCCTTCCCGAGCCCGAGGCGGCCGAGAAGTGCGGCTTCGAGACGGGCAGCAAGGTCTACCGCTGCACCCTGCGCGACGGCCTGAAGTTCTCCAACGGCAACGACCTGACCTCGGAGGACGTCAAGTTCTCCTTCGAGCGCGCGCTGAAGATCAACGACCCGTCCGGGCCGGTGCCGCTGCTGTCCACGATCGACTCCATCGAGACCCCGGACGACAGGACCGTCGTCTTCCACCTCAAGGTCCCCGACGCCACGTTCCCGAGCAAGATCGCCTCCGGCGCCGGCTCCATCGTCGACCACCGCGAGTACGCCCCCGACGCCCTGCGCACCGACGGCAAGGCGGTCGGCTCCGGCCCGTACACGCTGGAGTCCATCAGCGACTCCGAGGCCCTTTTCTCCGTCAACGCCGCCTACCAGGGCAACGCGCGGCCGAGCAACGGCGGCATCACGCTCAAGCTCTACAACGGCGACCGCGAGGCCCTGGCGAAGGCCCTCGCCGACAACGACGTGGACGTGGCCTACCGTGGCCTCGCCGCGGACGACATCGCCGCCCTGGAGACCTCCGAGAACACGGACGACCGGGGCGTCGAGATCGTCCAGGGCACCAGCGCCGAGGTCCAGCACCTCGTCTTCAACGTGGAGGACCCGGTCGTCGGCAAGCTCGCCGTCCGCCAGGCGATCGCCCACCTCGTCGACCGCGAGGCCCTCGTCGAGGACATCCTCAAGTCCACGGCGACCCCGCTGTACTCGATCGTCCCGGCCGGCATCGCCGGACACAACACCGCCTTCTTCGAC encodes:
- a CDS encoding ABC transporter substrate-binding protein; its protein translation is MKHNKWLTAPLAAGLSAALLSGCGTEQGGGSAGSGGSVRVGMSDEILATDPAAGYDPGSWLLFNNVFQSLLSFPKGSTLPEPEAAEKCGFETGSKVYRCTLRDGLKFSNGNDLTSEDVKFSFERALKINDPSGPVPLLSTIDSIETPDDRTVVFHLKVPDATFPSKIASGAGSIVDHREYAPDALRTDGKAVGSGPYTLESISDSEALFSVNAAYQGNARPSNGGITLKLYNGDREALAKALADNDVDVAYRGLAADDIAALETSENTDDRGVEIVQGTSAEVQHLVFNVEDPVVGKLAVRQAIAHLVDREALVEDILKSTATPLYSIVPAGIAGHNTAFFDTYGRPDAAKAKKTLRKAGITDKVKLTLWSTPSRYGPSTDLEFGAIAEQLNSSGLFDADVQSVAFEQYEKDITAGKYGVYVKGWVPDYPDADNFTAPFFGEDNVLGNHYENATITGTLLPRTSAAADRAATDADFGRLQDLVADELPILPLWQGKQYAVARDNVTGLEWTLDASTVFRFWEIKKA
- a CDS encoding ABC transporter substrate-binding protein translates to MNRKTLVLPAVAGLLAPLLVACGGSDENRAIVVGTTDRFLADSETPAPLDPAFAYDTGAWNILRQTVQTLMHAPRGGGEPVPEAAESCGFSDKASESYRCKLREGLTFSDGTPLTADDVKFSVERVLNIKSDNGTAALLAGIDTIETKNDREIVFHLKTPDATFPYKLSTPVAGILSKGKYSATELREGFEVDGSGPYTMKVEREGDRVAKAVFTRNPKYQGDITLRNDKVELRSYADADTMGRALRNREIDVMTRSMSLDQIKDLTEKPQAGIELTEVPGLEIRYLAFNTEAPSVKDKAVRQAMASVVDRGALVNAVYGTTAQPLYSLIPSSITGHSTDFFDIYGEPSAAKARGILKDAGIKTPVKLTLHYTTDHYGSGTQKEFETLREQLNSTGLFDAAIEGAEWSTFRPAQKRGDYAVYGLGWFPDFPDPDNYVAPFLDADNFLNTPYVNKAVREQLIPESRRSADRTAVSPVFGEIQETVAKDVPLLPLWQGKQYVAARDDVTGVEWALNTSSDLLLWELGRGSV